A window from uncultured Desulfobacter sp. encodes these proteins:
- the secD gene encoding protein translocase subunit SecD codes for MKFFTIKRVLILGVIVAAVVCLMPTFTNTWPYKKINLGLDLQGGMHLVLEVQSEDAVKAELDRTISQLKLDLKNEKIQHMGIEKASDHKIIAKISGADNRSNVEKLLSEDYAGLEMPSVKNIDGGISFTLRLPDKEADSIKKMATEQALETIRNRIDEFGVSEPDIRIQSGNRILLQLPGISEPERAKNLIGKTAQLTFQLVDEQGDVNAALQGKPPVGDEILYQVRKNTTTGTQTKTPFLIKKHVELDGSQLTNARVEFDQFQQPRVGIEFNRKGARIFERITGANINKRLAIVLDKNVYSAPNIQDRISGGKAVITGHFTTEEASDLAIALRAGSLPAPVKIIEERTVGPTLGADSVRTGLMSMIVGGALVVLFMLIYYKGAGLIADIALIVNILLIGGGLAVFGATLTLPGIAGIILTIGMAVDANVIIFERIREELRAGRSPRAAVNAGYDRATLTILDANVTTLIAAVVLFQFGTGPIKGFAVTLGLGIVASLFTALILSKSIYDMILANKQSDSLSI; via the coding sequence TTGAAATTTTTTACCATAAAGCGCGTATTGATTCTGGGGGTCATTGTTGCTGCAGTTGTATGCCTGATGCCTACGTTTACCAATACCTGGCCATATAAAAAAATCAACCTTGGCCTTGATTTGCAAGGTGGTATGCACCTGGTACTTGAGGTTCAAAGCGAAGATGCAGTTAAGGCCGAACTTGACCGAACGATCAGCCAGCTTAAACTGGATCTGAAAAATGAAAAAATACAGCATATGGGCATTGAAAAGGCCTCGGACCATAAAATCATTGCCAAAATTTCAGGTGCAGACAATAGATCTAATGTGGAAAAACTGTTATCCGAAGACTATGCTGGCCTTGAGATGCCTTCGGTAAAAAATATTGACGGCGGTATCTCTTTTACTCTGCGCCTGCCCGATAAGGAAGCCGATTCCATCAAGAAAATGGCTACGGAGCAGGCCCTGGAAACCATTCGAAACCGTATTGATGAATTTGGTGTCAGTGAACCGGATATCAGAATCCAGAGCGGCAACAGAATTCTTCTGCAGCTGCCGGGTATCAGTGAGCCCGAGCGGGCCAAAAACCTGATAGGAAAAACAGCCCAGCTTACATTCCAACTGGTGGATGAGCAGGGCGATGTCAATGCCGCCTTACAAGGCAAGCCCCCTGTCGGAGATGAAATTCTTTACCAGGTAAGAAAAAATACCACCACCGGCACCCAGACCAAAACGCCTTTTCTGATCAAAAAACATGTGGAACTGGACGGCAGCCAGCTGACCAATGCCCGGGTGGAGTTTGACCAGTTCCAGCAGCCCCGGGTGGGAATTGAATTCAATCGTAAGGGTGCCAGGATATTTGAACGCATCACCGGTGCCAATATCAACAAGCGGCTGGCCATTGTTCTGGATAAAAATGTATACTCAGCCCCCAATATCCAGGACCGTATTTCCGGGGGCAAAGCCGTGATCACAGGCCATTTTACCACCGAAGAGGCCTCGGATCTTGCCATTGCCCTGCGGGCCGGTTCTTTGCCTGCACCGGTTAAAATCATTGAAGAACGAACCGTTGGCCCCACCCTGGGTGCCGACTCCGTGCGAACCGGCCTGATGTCCATGATCGTGGGCGGTGCCCTGGTCGTTCTCTTCATGCTCATTTACTACAAAGGGGCGGGCCTGATCGCCGACATTGCCCTGATTGTCAATATCCTTCTAATCGGCGGAGGACTGGCTGTTTTCGGAGCCACCCTGACCTTGCCGGGTATTGCCGGTATCATCCTGACCATTGGTATGGCAGTGGATGCCAATGTTATTATCTTTGAGCGGATCAGAGAGGAGCTTCGGGCCGGCCGGTCTCCCAGGGCCGCCGTAAATGCCGGGTACGACCGGGCGACCCTGACCATTCTGGACGCCAACGTCACCACATTGATTGCAGCGGTTGTTTTGTTCCAGTTCGGCACAGGTCCCATCAAGGGTTTTGCCGTAACATTGGGACTTGGTATTGTGGCCAGTCTTTTTACAGCCCTGATCCTGTCCAAGAGCATCTACGATATGATTCTTGCGAATAAACAATCCGACTCATTGAGCATATAA
- the yajC gene encoding preprotein translocase subunit YajC produces MLISTAYAMGAPGGQAGQAGGLAGFLPIIILFAIFYFLLIRPQQKKAKEHKQMLDNLKKGNRVVTSGGIFGTIVSLDDTTVGLEIAEKVKIKVARGNIGGLITDNGIQEKPKEKN; encoded by the coding sequence ATGTTGATTAGCACTGCATACGCCATGGGCGCACCTGGAGGACAAGCCGGACAAGCCGGAGGACTGGCTGGTTTTTTACCTATTATCATTTTATTTGCAATTTTTTATTTTCTGCTCATCAGACCCCAACAAAAAAAGGCCAAAGAACATAAACAGATGCTCGACAACCTTAAAAAGGGAAACCGGGTTGTGACCTCCGGCGGCATTTTTGGCACCATTGTCTCCTTAGATGACACAACCGTTGGTCTTGAGATTGCCGAAAAAGTTAAAATTAAGGTTGCAAGGGGAAACATCGGCGGACTGATCACTGATAATGGCATCCAAGAAAAACCCAAAGAAAAAAATTAA
- a CDS encoding Rne/Rng family ribonuclease — protein sequence MTRKILINALDPEENRIAMVFDNKLDQFHIETTAKAATKGNIYKGVVTRVEPSLQAVFVDYGAPKNGFLQKNEIHPDYFQEVEKSDRSLFNLVKKGQEMIVQVTKDPINLKGAMLTTYISLPGRFGVLMPGNNTRGVSRKIEEEDERKRLVSILKGIKIPEGFGMIVRTAGKGATKTLLTSDLRYLMRVWKNIDKLAMENQSPCLLYKEQSLAVRSLRDYFTTDIKEILIDNPDTYKEVLDFIEMIAPKQKKIVRLFKGEKPIFTKYQLEEQISSIYRREVSLKSGGFLVIEQTEALVSIDVNSGKSTKRNSIEETAYHTNLEAAEEVARQLRLRDMGGLIVVDFIDMKERRHKAEITKNMKKHLKSDKARTKVGGITTFGLLEMSRQRIRHSITYGAYETCRHCNGRGMTPSVEIQALSLLRTLALKTLKADPEQKFICRVPEDVAYYMLNTKREELLDLETKRQVVIIIEIDSSMVSGQNSISISSLNPNGSGPGI from the coding sequence ATGACCAGAAAAATTCTAATTAATGCACTGGATCCGGAAGAAAACCGTATCGCCATGGTGTTTGACAACAAACTGGATCAATTTCACATCGAAACAACCGCAAAAGCCGCAACCAAAGGCAATATTTATAAAGGTGTTGTCACCCGGGTGGAACCCAGTCTTCAGGCCGTATTCGTAGATTACGGCGCCCCCAAAAACGGATTTTTGCAAAAAAACGAAATACATCCGGATTATTTCCAGGAAGTCGAAAAAAGTGACAGATCCCTGTTCAACTTAGTCAAAAAAGGCCAGGAGATGATTGTCCAGGTCACCAAAGACCCGATTAATCTCAAAGGGGCCATGCTCACCACCTATATCTCCCTTCCCGGGCGTTTCGGCGTATTGATGCCGGGGAACAACACCCGGGGCGTTTCGCGTAAAATTGAGGAAGAAGACGAGCGAAAGCGGCTGGTCAGTATCCTCAAGGGCATCAAAATCCCCGAAGGCTTCGGCATGATCGTCAGGACCGCAGGCAAAGGGGCCACCAAAACCTTGCTGACATCAGACCTTAGGTATTTAATGCGGGTATGGAAAAACATTGATAAACTGGCCATGGAAAATCAGTCTCCCTGTCTTCTATACAAGGAACAAAGCCTGGCCGTACGCTCTTTAAGGGACTATTTCACCACAGACATCAAAGAGATTCTTATCGACAATCCAGACACCTACAAAGAAGTCCTGGATTTCATCGAAATGATTGCGCCAAAACAGAAAAAAATTGTCCGGCTGTTTAAAGGCGAAAAGCCCATTTTTACAAAATATCAGTTAGAAGAACAGATCTCTTCCATTTACAGAAGAGAGGTGTCACTCAAATCCGGTGGTTTTTTAGTGATTGAGCAGACCGAAGCCCTGGTCTCCATTGATGTCAACTCCGGCAAATCCACAAAAAGAAACAGTATTGAGGAGACAGCCTATCACACCAATCTTGAAGCGGCCGAAGAGGTGGCCCGACAGCTGCGGCTGCGGGATATGGGCGGGCTCATTGTGGTGGATTTCATTGATATGAAAGAACGCCGCCACAAGGCCGAAATCACCAAAAATATGAAAAAACATCTGAAATCGGACAAAGCCAGAACCAAAGTGGGCGGAATCACCACCTTTGGCCTGCTTGAGATGTCAAGACAGCGCATCCGCCACTCCATCACCTACGGTGCCTATGAAACCTGTAGACACTGCAACGGCCGTGGCATGACGCCGTCTGTTGAAATCCAGGCGCTTTCGCTGCTTAGGACACTGGCACTCAAAACCTTAAAAGCGGACCCTGAACAAAAATTTATCTGCCGGGTGCCCGAAGACGTTGCGTACTATATGCTTAACACCAAAAGAGAAGAACTGCTTGACCTTGAAACAAAACGGCAGGTCGTCATCATCATTGAAATAGACAGCAGCATGGTCTCCGGTCAGAACAGCATCAGCATCAGCAGCCTTAACCCAAACGGCAGCGGTCCGGGAATTTGA
- the mltF gene encoding membrane-bound lytic murein transglycosylase MltF, which yields MLIDRQDIGDTLNTVEKVQKSGKLRLITNRAINTYYLYNNKPMGFEYDLALEFAKFLNVELDVITPGWNNMFEYLKQGKGDFIAAGISITAPRLEYSDFSIPYMTIQQRIIHHNLVFCPKDIKDMEFRIFHARRGTSYHYRLAEIKNSGVPLEYVLYNNIPTEELIGMVHDREIKFTIADSNIALLSQRFFPDIRIGIPIQEKESLAWAVRKNDSEMLKQVNKFLLHASSTGILKRITTKYYGNIDNFDAYELKKFHDRINSRLPEYKNVIKAESAKHGFDWRLIAAVVYQESHFDPDATSYTNVRGLMQVTEDTAREMGIQNRLDPKQSIRAGIKYLSLMYKRFDFIEDESQRLRFALASYNVGYGHVKDAMGLAKEKGFDPNTWKGLKATLPLLSKEKYYNQTKYGYARGWEPVQYVERIQTYFDILKQKKAAMAG from the coding sequence GTGCTGATTGATCGGCAGGACATCGGAGACACACTGAACACCGTCGAAAAAGTACAAAAAAGCGGCAAACTGCGACTGATTACCAACAGGGCGATCAACACCTATTATCTGTATAACAACAAGCCCATGGGGTTCGAATATGATCTGGCTCTGGAATTTGCCAAATTTTTAAATGTGGAGCTTGATGTCATAACGCCCGGCTGGAACAATATGTTCGAGTATCTTAAACAGGGCAAAGGCGATTTCATTGCCGCAGGCATTTCCATCACGGCCCCGCGCCTGGAATATTCGGATTTTTCCATTCCCTACATGACCATACAGCAGCGAATTATTCACCATAATCTTGTTTTTTGTCCCAAAGATATCAAAGACATGGAATTTAGAATCTTCCATGCCAGACGGGGCACATCTTATCATTACAGGCTGGCGGAGATAAAAAATTCAGGCGTACCCTTGGAGTATGTGCTGTATAACAACATCCCCACCGAAGAACTCATCGGCATGGTCCATGACAGGGAGATTAAATTCACCATTGCCGATTCCAATATCGCCCTGCTGAGTCAACGCTTTTTCCCGGATATACGCATCGGTATTCCCATCCAGGAAAAAGAGTCCCTGGCCTGGGCAGTGCGCAAAAACGACAGTGAGATGTTAAAGCAGGTGAACAAATTTCTGCTTCATGCCTCCAGCACGGGAATTTTGAAGCGCATCACCACCAAATACTATGGCAACATAGACAATTTTGACGCATATGAGCTCAAAAAATTCCATGACCGCATCAACAGCCGGTTGCCCGAATACAAAAACGTCATTAAGGCAGAATCGGCCAAGCACGGATTTGACTGGCGCCTGATTGCCGCCGTTGTCTACCAGGAGTCCCACTTTGACCCGGATGCAACAAGTTATACCAATGTGCGCGGACTCATGCAGGTCACCGAAGATACCGCCAGGGAAATGGGCATTCAAAACCGCCTGGACCCCAAGCAAAGTATCCGCGCGGGGATAAAGTATCTGTCGTTAATGTACAAACGATTTGATTTTATTGAAGATGAATCCCAGCGCCTGCGATTTGCTCTGGCCAGTTATAATGTCGGATACGGACACGTCAAAGACGCCATGGGCCTGGCAAAGGAGAAGGGGTTTGACCCCAATACCTGGAAAGGGCTCAAGGCGACACTTCCTCTGCTGTCCAAGGAAAAATATTACAACCAGACCAAATATGGATATGCCCGGGGCTGGGAACCTGTTCAGTATGTGGAGCGTATCCAGACCTATTTCGATATTCTAAAACAGAAAAAAGCTGCCATGGCCGGATAA
- the parC gene encoding DNA topoisomerase IV subunit A, whose product MTQPQSPSVEEFERQPFQEFTQNAYLNYSMYVILDRALPHIGDGLKPVQRRIIYSMSQLGLSSTAKFKKSARTVGDVLGKFHPHGDTACYEAMVLMAQPFSLRYPLVDGQGNWGDPNDPKSFAAMRYTESRLSNYAKLLLDELEQGTVNWVPNFDGTLEEPAMMPARLPNILLNGTTGIAVGMATSIPPHNLREVAKALIFLIENENADTNDLCNIIKGPDFPTLAEIITPADEINDIYEKGRGRVKMRARYIIEDGELVFTALPYHASTEKIYEQIAAQISAKKLPMVSDLRDESDHEAPTRLVVMPRSNRVDLDALAAHLFATTDLEKSFSINMNMIGLDGRPGVKNLKEILNEWLEFREATIERKFRFRLEKIVSRLHILEGFKTVYLNLDQVIEIIRDADDPAKELMETFSLSEIQVKAVLEIRLRQLARMEEIKLTEEMDALSKEKAQLDKLLNSSKAFKAFMIKEIEDDAKNFGDKRRSPIKERKEAEAFSVTDVIDIEPVTIILSANGWIKTAKGHEIDPENVKFKTGDYPLCHLRTRSDKPIALIDTAGRSYTLFSHTLPSARGNGEPVTGHLTLAPDAGIYTMIAAEDEDLFLTGTDNGYGYIIKFSDFLTNFKNGKAVITLGKNDLPMVPLPIPDVNSDNVAAITTGGRMLIFPVNQLPHLKKGKGNKIIHIPASGRSQSNPEKLKLLKILPLNSNLVIYSGKHLLRLTPGNQQDYTNTRGRRGKLLPRGYRKVDDLEIIPSRQ is encoded by the coding sequence ATGACCCAGCCCCAAAGCCCCAGTGTTGAAGAATTTGAGCGCCAGCCCTTCCAGGAGTTCACCCAAAACGCATACCTGAACTACTCCATGTATGTCATTTTGGACCGTGCCCTGCCCCACATCGGCGACGGACTCAAACCGGTCCAGCGCAGAATCATATACTCCATGAGCCAGCTTGGGCTCTCTTCCACGGCCAAGTTCAAAAAATCAGCCAGAACCGTGGGCGATGTTCTAGGTAAATTTCACCCCCACGGGGATACAGCCTGCTATGAGGCCATGGTATTGATGGCCCAGCCGTTTTCCCTGAGATACCCCCTGGTGGACGGCCAGGGCAACTGGGGTGACCCCAATGACCCCAAGTCCTTTGCCGCCATGCGGTATACCGAATCAAGACTCTCCAATTACGCAAAACTCCTTTTGGATGAACTGGAACAGGGCACGGTCAACTGGGTGCCAAATTTTGACGGCACCCTGGAGGAACCCGCCATGATGCCGGCCCGATTGCCCAACATTCTGCTCAACGGCACCACCGGCATCGCCGTGGGCATGGCCACCTCCATTCCGCCGCATAATCTAAGGGAAGTGGCAAAGGCATTAATTTTTCTTATTGAAAATGAGAATGCCGACACCAATGACCTGTGCAATATAATTAAAGGCCCTGATTTCCCCACACTGGCTGAAATAATAACCCCGGCAGACGAAATTAATGACATTTATGAAAAAGGCAGGGGACGGGTCAAAATGCGGGCCCGGTACATTATAGAGGACGGGGAACTGGTATTTACAGCCCTGCCCTATCACGCGTCCACGGAGAAAATCTACGAACAGATCGCCGCCCAGATCAGTGCAAAAAAACTGCCCATGGTATCGGATCTGCGGGATGAGTCCGACCACGAGGCCCCCACACGCCTGGTGGTGATGCCGCGGTCAAACCGCGTGGACCTTGATGCCCTGGCGGCCCACCTGTTTGCCACAACCGATCTTGAAAAATCCTTTTCAATCAACATGAACATGATCGGCCTTGACGGCCGGCCGGGTGTAAAAAACCTAAAAGAGATCCTGAATGAATGGCTTGAGTTTCGAGAAGCCACCATTGAAAGAAAATTCAGATTCCGCCTGGAAAAAATCGTCAGCCGGCTGCATATCCTGGAAGGATTTAAAACCGTCTACCTCAACCTTGATCAGGTGATTGAGATCATACGCGACGCAGATGATCCGGCCAAGGAGTTGATGGAGACATTCAGCCTGTCCGAAATCCAGGTAAAGGCTGTTCTGGAAATACGGCTGCGTCAGCTGGCCAGAATGGAAGAGATCAAACTCACCGAGGAGATGGATGCACTTTCAAAGGAGAAGGCGCAGTTAGACAAACTTCTGAACTCCTCGAAAGCATTTAAGGCGTTTATGATCAAAGAAATTGAGGATGACGCCAAGAATTTTGGAGACAAACGCAGATCCCCGATAAAAGAACGCAAGGAGGCCGAAGCGTTCTCTGTTACCGATGTTATTGACATTGAGCCTGTGACCATTATCCTGTCCGCCAATGGATGGATAAAAACAGCCAAAGGCCATGAAATAGATCCTGAAAATGTAAAATTCAAGACCGGGGACTACCCGCTGTGCCACCTGCGCACCCGATCAGATAAACCCATTGCACTCATTGACACCGCGGGCCGGTCCTACACCCTGTTCTCCCATACCCTTCCTTCGGCCAGGGGGAACGGAGAACCCGTCACAGGCCATCTCACCCTGGCCCCGGACGCCGGCATTTACACCATGATTGCCGCCGAAGATGAAGATTTGTTTCTCACAGGAACCGACAATGGGTACGGCTATATCATCAAATTCAGTGATTTTTTAACGAATTTTAAAAACGGAAAGGCCGTGATAACTTTAGGTAAAAACGATCTGCCCATGGTGCCGCTTCCCATACCGGATGTCAATTCCGACAACGTTGCCGCAATCACCACCGGCGGCAGAATGCTGATCTTTCCGGTCAATCAACTGCCCCACCTGAAAAAAGGCAAGGGCAATAAAATAATCCACATTCCAGCTTCCGGCAGGAGCCAGAGCAACCCGGAGAAGCTTAAGCTTCTAAAAATATTGCCTTTAAATTCAAATCTTGTTATATATTCTGGCAAACATCTCTTGCGGCTGACACCGGGCAACCAGCAGGATTATACAAATACAAGGGGGCGACGGGGAAAGTTGCTTCCCCGTGGATATAGAAAAGTTGATGACCTTGAAATTATTCCCAGCCGGCAATAG
- the parE gene encoding DNA topoisomerase IV subunit B, whose protein sequence is MNLFDGKTQDKTADQGYDARSIEVLKGLDPVKRRPGMYTDTGSPNHLAFEVIDNSVDEAIAGFATRIDVTLTQNNSIIVSDNGRGMPVDIHPEEGISGVELIMTKLHAGAKFSSKDYAFSGGLHGVGVSVVNALSSHLSIVICRDKKQYSIEFQNGAKTKDLEEIGKASHTGTTLEFKPDSAYFDTDQFNITAIRTALKSKAVLCQGLTTTFTVEETQETETWHYDQGLDQYLQERIGSIETIFPEPFTGSADSDELKAVWTVNWGQEESLDIEESYVNLIPTKLGGTHVNGFRSGLLESVKEFCKFRNILPKGVFLTPEDIWQKVGYILSVKLVEAQFSGQTKERLSSRHCAGLVNIQVRDAFSLWLNQNVALGEALAQAAIENARNRERKRKKVSLKTRTSGASLPAKLSDCTSDDQSQRELFFVEGDSAGGSAKQARDRRFQAIMPLRGKILNTWDLNASTILESKEIRDISQVLGVLPGSDDISKLRYNKLCILADADSDGLHIATLLCALFLRHFPEVVRHGHVFVAMPPLYRIDMGKEVFYALDDSEKNAITKRLSRRKKSGKINIQRFKGLGEMNPLQLRETTIAPDSRRLVQLTITDGSHIDAQDDEPPLENEETVSDECFETDGFQTPDKDDVFQVMDMLLSKKRARDRKHWIETHGVIKEI, encoded by the coding sequence ATGAACTTATTTGATGGCAAGACACAGGATAAGACCGCAGACCAGGGGTATGACGCCCGGTCCATCGAGGTGCTTAAAGGCCTTGATCCGGTCAAGCGCAGACCGGGCATGTACACGGACACAGGGAGCCCGAACCACCTGGCCTTTGAAGTAATTGACAACAGTGTGGACGAGGCCATTGCAGGCTTTGCCACACGCATTGACGTCACCTTGACCCAGAACAACAGTATCATTGTATCGGACAACGGCCGGGGAATGCCCGTGGACATCCATCCGGAAGAAGGCATTTCCGGTGTTGAACTGATCATGACCAAGCTGCATGCCGGCGCCAAATTTTCAAGCAAGGATTATGCGTTTTCCGGCGGACTGCACGGGGTCGGGGTGTCGGTGGTCAACGCCCTGTCCAGCCATCTGTCCATCGTTATCTGCCGGGATAAAAAACAGTACAGCATTGAATTTCAGAACGGCGCTAAAACAAAAGATCTGGAAGAAATCGGCAAGGCGTCCCATACCGGCACCACCCTGGAATTCAAGCCGGATTCTGCCTATTTTGATACGGATCAATTTAATATCACCGCCATCCGGACTGCGCTTAAATCCAAGGCGGTACTGTGCCAGGGACTGACCACCACCTTTACCGTCGAAGAGACCCAGGAGACCGAAACCTGGCATTATGACCAGGGCCTGGATCAATACCTCCAAGAGCGGATCGGCAGCATCGAAACCATTTTTCCGGAACCGTTCACCGGCTCAGCCGACAGTGACGAATTAAAGGCTGTATGGACCGTGAACTGGGGACAGGAAGAATCCCTTGACATTGAAGAGAGTTATGTCAATCTGATCCCCACAAAACTTGGGGGCACCCATGTCAACGGGTTTCGATCCGGCCTTCTGGAGTCTGTTAAAGAGTTCTGCAAATTTAGAAATATTCTGCCAAAAGGCGTATTTCTCACCCCCGAAGATATCTGGCAAAAAGTGGGGTATATATTATCCGTAAAACTTGTGGAAGCCCAGTTTTCAGGGCAAACCAAAGAACGGCTCTCCTCGCGGCACTGTGCGGGCCTTGTGAACATTCAAGTTCGGGATGCATTCAGTTTGTGGCTGAACCAGAACGTCGCCCTGGGCGAAGCCCTTGCCCAGGCCGCCATTGAAAATGCCAGAAACCGTGAAAGAAAACGCAAAAAAGTATCTCTAAAGACCCGGACTAGCGGCGCCTCGTTGCCGGCCAAGCTGTCAGACTGTACAAGTGACGATCAAAGCCAGCGGGAACTTTTTTTCGTGGAGGGCGACTCTGCCGGCGGTTCGGCAAAGCAGGCTAGAGACAGGCGGTTTCAGGCCATCATGCCCCTGCGGGGAAAAATCCTTAACACCTGGGATCTCAACGCGTCGACCATACTTGAATCCAAGGAGATAAGGGATATTTCCCAGGTTCTGGGGGTGCTTCCGGGCTCCGATGACATTTCCAAACTGCGCTACAACAAATTATGTATCCTGGCCGATGCCGACTCCGATGGTCTGCACATTGCAACCCTGTTATGCGCACTGTTTCTAAGACACTTCCCCGAAGTGGTCCGACACGGTCATGTGTTTGTGGCCATGCCGCCCCTTTACCGGATTGACATGGGAAAAGAGGTCTTTTACGCCCTGGATGATTCAGAAAAAAACGCCATCACCAAGCGCCTGAGCCGCAGAAAAAAGTCGGGAAAAATAAATATCCAGCGATTCAAGGGACTGGGTGAGATGAACCCGCTCCAGCTTCGGGAGACCACCATTGCCCCGGACTCCCGGCGTTTGGTTCAATTGACCATCACGGATGGATCGCATATTGACGCACAAGACGATGAACCACCCCTGGAAAATGAGGAAACGGTATCCGACGAATGTTTCGAAACAGACGGCTTTCAAACGCCGGACAAAGATGATGTGTTCCAGGTTATGGATATGTTGCTGAGCAAAAAAAGGGCCCGGGACCGGAAACACTGGATAGAAACCCATGGAGTAATCAAAGAGATTTAA